A portion of the Nyctibius grandis isolate bNycGra1 chromosome 31, bNycGra1.pri, whole genome shotgun sequence genome contains these proteins:
- the REEP6 gene encoding receptor expression-enhancing protein 6 isoform X2 — protein MVLLNPIVQEGSVACLGAYLVFGYGAPLLCNLIGFAYPAYVSIKAIESCNKEDDTTWLTYWVVYGVFSIAEFFSDIFLYWFPFYYAGKCLFLLWCMAPVSWNGSQVLYQNVIRPCFLKHHEAVDNMLGSISSKALDAASTITREAATAALNLTQNLTQELTQKQQVRADTGTATPGVGLGQGLGLATA, from the exons ATGGTCCTTCTCAATCCCATCGTCCAGGAAG GCTCTGTGGCGTGCCTGGGGGCGTACCTCGTGTTCGGCTATGGCGCCCCGCTGCTCTGCAACCTCATCGGCTTCGCCTACCCTGCCTACGTCTC CATCAAAGCCATCGAGAGCTGCAACAAGGAGGATGACACCACGTGGCTGACGTACTGGGTGGTGTACGGCGTCTTCAGCATAGCCGAGTTCTTCTCCGACATCTTCCTCTACTGGTTCCCCTTCTACTACGCTGGGAAG TGCCTGTTCCTGCTGTGGTGCATGGCCCCCGTGTCCTGGAACGGGTCACAGGTGCTCTACCAGAACGTCATCCGGCCCTGCTTCCTCAAGCACCACGAGGCCGTGGACAACATGCTGGGCAGCATCAGCTCCAAAGCCCTGGACGCGGCTTCCACCATCACCAGAGAAG CCGCCACAGCAGCCTTGAACCTGACACAGAACCTGACACAGGAGCtgacacagaagcagcaagtgaGAGCAGACACCGGGACCGCGACTCCCGGCGTAGGCCTGGGCCAAGGCCTGGGCCTGGCTACGGCCTAG
- the REEP6 gene encoding receptor expression-enhancing protein 6 isoform X3, which produces MGTVLQRVQRFLERPGPVSDFLGRVETSTGVQRLYLATGSVACLGAYLVFGYGAPLLCNLIGFAYPAYVSIKAIESCNKEDDTTWLTYWVVYGVFSIAEFFSDIFLYWFPFYYAGKCLFLLWCMAPVSWNGSQVLYQNVIRPCFLKHHEAVDNMLGSISSKALDAASTITREVLQTLGSSRARLTAQVAPQLSLSVCKSRGSRCRRRGRSACIAVAA; this is translated from the exons ATGGGCACGGTGCTGCAGCGTGTCCAGCGTTTCCTCGAGCGCCCCGGCCCGGTCAGCGACTTCCTGGGCCGCGTGGAGACCAGCACCGGCGTCCAGCGGCTCTACCTGGCCACAG GCTCTGTGGCGTGCCTGGGGGCGTACCTCGTGTTCGGCTATGGCGCCCCGCTGCTCTGCAACCTCATCGGCTTCGCCTACCCTGCCTACGTCTC CATCAAAGCCATCGAGAGCTGCAACAAGGAGGATGACACCACGTGGCTGACGTACTGGGTGGTGTACGGCGTCTTCAGCATAGCCGAGTTCTTCTCCGACATCTTCCTCTACTGGTTCCCCTTCTACTACGCTGGGAAG TGCCTGTTCCTGCTGTGGTGCATGGCCCCCGTGTCCTGGAACGGGTCACAGGTGCTCTACCAGAACGTCATCCGGCCCTGCTTCCTCAAGCACCACGAGGCCGTGGACAACATGCTGGGCAGCATCAGCTCCAAAGCCCTGGACGCGGCTTCCACCATCACCAGAGAAG TCCTGCAGactctgggcagcagcagagcccggCTCACGGCCCAGGTGGCACCGCAGCTCAGCTTGTCTGTATGTAAGAGCCGCGGTTCCCGCTGCCGCCGAAGGGGCCGTTCTGCGTGTATCGCCGTAGCTGCTTAG
- the REEP6 gene encoding receptor expression-enhancing protein 6 isoform X1, whose product MGTVLQRVQRFLERPGPVSDFLGRVETSTGVQRLYLATGSVACLGAYLVFGYGAPLLCNLIGFAYPAYVSIKAIESCNKEDDTTWLTYWVVYGVFSIAEFFSDIFLYWFPFYYAGKCLFLLWCMAPVSWNGSQVLYQNVIRPCFLKHHEAVDNMLGSISSKALDAASTITREAATAALNLTQNLTQELTQKQQVRADTGTATPGVGLGQGLGLATA is encoded by the exons ATGGGCACGGTGCTGCAGCGTGTCCAGCGTTTCCTCGAGCGCCCCGGCCCGGTCAGCGACTTCCTGGGCCGCGTGGAGACCAGCACCGGCGTCCAGCGGCTCTACCTGGCCACAG GCTCTGTGGCGTGCCTGGGGGCGTACCTCGTGTTCGGCTATGGCGCCCCGCTGCTCTGCAACCTCATCGGCTTCGCCTACCCTGCCTACGTCTC CATCAAAGCCATCGAGAGCTGCAACAAGGAGGATGACACCACGTGGCTGACGTACTGGGTGGTGTACGGCGTCTTCAGCATAGCCGAGTTCTTCTCCGACATCTTCCTCTACTGGTTCCCCTTCTACTACGCTGGGAAG TGCCTGTTCCTGCTGTGGTGCATGGCCCCCGTGTCCTGGAACGGGTCACAGGTGCTCTACCAGAACGTCATCCGGCCCTGCTTCCTCAAGCACCACGAGGCCGTGGACAACATGCTGGGCAGCATCAGCTCCAAAGCCCTGGACGCGGCTTCCACCATCACCAGAGAAG CCGCCACAGCAGCCTTGAACCTGACACAGAACCTGACACAGGAGCtgacacagaagcagcaagtgaGAGCAGACACCGGGACCGCGACTCCCGGCGTAGGCCTGGGCCAAGGCCTGGGCCTGGCTACGGCCTAG
- the C31H19orf25 gene encoding UPF0449 protein C19orf25 homolog — protein sequence MSSKAKRVLPTRPEPPSVEQILADVRGAHPADPVFLLPAEPPRDHGPSPGSPGPPRQEAAAEERERLYRQSRSYVEMNQRLQESRERLRERGEELRRAGAALERGVAEMRQKAF from the exons ATGAGCTCCAAGGCCAAGCGGGTGCTGCCCACCCGCCCGGAGCCCCCCAGCGTGGAGCAGATCCTGGCCGACGTGCGGGGCGCCCACCCGGCCGACCCCGTCTTCCTCCTCCCCGCGGAGCCCCCCCGGGACCACGGCCCCTCCCCAG gctcccccggcccccccaggcaggaggcggcggcggaggagAGGGAGCGGCTGTACCGGCAGAGCCGCTCCTACGTGGAGATGAACCAGCGGCTGCAGGAGTCCCGGGAGCGGCTGCGGGAGCGGGGCGAGGAGCtgcggcgggcgggagcggcgctGGAGCGCGGCGTCGCCGAGATGAGGCAGAAAGCGTTCTGA
- the GZMM gene encoding granzyme M translates to MVSVQFGGVHACGGALLHRRWVLTAAHCLPRRTRAVGTAVVGLHSLRERGAATQTFPIRAACPHPGYDRRTMENDLLLLQLEGTVTLSRTRRLIGVLGREPAAGAACSVAGWGSRGRGGLSPTLQELEVAVLDARMCNNSRFWHGGIGTTMICFQGRRGGSAPAKGDSGGPLVCGKRAAVAGVLSFTGPDLTDPFKPPVATSAVKHKKWIRKTLRGGCGSPRLAQTQQPFLCTQGSPPVQ, encoded by the exons ATGGTGTCCGTGCAGTTCGGGGGGGTCCACGCCTGCGGGGGAGCGTTGCTGCACAGGCGCTGGGTGCTGACGGCTGCCCACTGCCTGCCTCGGCG GACGAGGGCCGTGGGGACGGCGGTGGTGGGGTTGCACAGCCTGCGGGAGCGCGGGGCGGCCACGCAGACCTTCCCCATCCGGGCGGCCTGTCCCCACCCCGGCTACGACCGCCGGACGATGGAGAACGaccttctcctgctccag CTGGAGGGGACGGTGACGCTGAGCAGGACGCGGCGGCTCATCGGGGTGCTGGGGCGGGAGCCGGCGGCCGGGGCGGCGTGCAGCGtggcggggtgggggtcccgcGGGCGCGGGGGGCTCTCGCCCacgctgcaggagctggaggtggcGGTGCTGGACGCGCGGATGTGCAACAACAGCCGCTTCTGGCACGGCGGCATCGGCACCACCATGATCTGCTTCCAGGGGCGCCGCGGGGGCTCCGCGCCCGCCAAG GGTGACTCCGGGGGCCCCTTGGTGTGCGGGAAGCGGGCGGCGGTGGCCGGCGTGCTGTCCTTCACCGGCCCGGACCTCACCGACCCCTTCAAGCCGCCGGTCGCCACCTCGGCCGTGAAGCACAAGAAATGGATCCGGAAGACACTGCGGGGGGGCTGCGGCTCCCCCCGGCTCGCACAGACCCAGCAGCCCTTCCTCTGTACACAG ggcagccccccAGTGCAGTGA